In one window of Prevotella fusca JCM 17724 DNA:
- the yidD gene encoding membrane protein insertion efficiency factor YidD produces MDGKVSHEQSSKNVFVRLWRLFTRGLSWLLILPILFYRQFISPFTPPSCRFTPTCSEYGRQAILKHGPFKGLALTIWRILRCNPWGGSGYDPVP; encoded by the coding sequence ATGGACGGAAAGGTATCACATGAGCAGTCGTCAAAGAATGTTTTTGTCAGGTTGTGGCGTCTTTTTACACGTGGCTTATCGTGGCTGTTGATACTTCCGATACTCTTTTATCGCCAGTTCATATCTCCTTTTACGCCACCTTCCTGTCGCTTCACACCCACCTGTTCGGAGTACGGCAGGCAGGCTATCCTGAAGCACGGACCTTTCAAGGGTCTGGCTCTCACCATCTGGCGTATATTAAGATGTAATCCGTGGGGCGGCAGTGGCTATGACCCTGTACCCTAA
- the tyrS gene encoding tyrosine--tRNA ligase — MKNFVEELRWRGMLAQMMPGTEEMLQKEMVSAYLGTDPTADSLHIGHLCGIMMLRHLQRCGHKPYLLVGGATGMIGDPSGKSQERNLLDAETLYHNQEAIKKQVSKFLDFDGNEPNKAEMVNNYDWMKDFTFLDFARLVGKHITVNYMMAKDSVKKRLSGEARDGLSFTEFTYQLLQGYDFLYLYDKFGVKLQLGGNDQWGNMTTGTELIRRTLSNEAEAYCLTCPLITKADGKKFGKTESGNIWLDRNRTTPYAFYQFWLNVSDDDAEKYIKIFTSLEKDVIDSLVEEHRQDPGRRTLQYRLAEEVTRMVHSQEDLDMAIAASNILFGKSTKENLLQLDEQTFADVFKDVPHYEVSKDVLGQPAVDVFNQEGMQIFPSKSEMRKLVKGGGVALNKEKLAAFDQPVTAEDLIDGKYLLVQKGKKNYSLIIVK, encoded by the coding sequence ATGAAGAACTTTGTAGAAGAACTCCGTTGGCGTGGTATGCTGGCTCAGATGATGCCGGGTACAGAGGAAATGCTTCAGAAAGAAATGGTTTCAGCTTACTTGGGTACTGACCCTACAGCTGACTCTTTGCACATCGGACACCTTTGTGGTATCATGATGTTGCGCCATTTGCAGCGTTGCGGACACAAACCTTACCTCCTTGTGGGTGGTGCTACAGGTATGATTGGTGACCCTTCAGGTAAGAGTCAGGAGCGTAACCTGCTTGATGCGGAAACACTTTATCATAACCAGGAGGCTATCAAGAAGCAGGTAAGCAAGTTCCTTGACTTCGATGGCAACGAGCCTAACAAGGCTGAGATGGTGAATAACTACGATTGGATGAAGGACTTTACATTCCTTGACTTCGCTCGGTTGGTTGGTAAGCACATCACTGTCAACTATATGATGGCTAAGGACAGTGTGAAGAAGCGTCTTAGTGGTGAGGCTCGTGACGGACTTAGCTTTACTGAGTTCACTTATCAGCTCCTGCAGGGCTACGACTTCCTCTATCTCTATGATAAGTTCGGTGTGAAGTTACAGCTGGGTGGTAATGACCAGTGGGGTAATATGACTACTGGTACAGAACTTATCCGTCGTACTTTAAGCAACGAAGCTGAGGCATATTGCCTTACTTGTCCATTGATTACAAAGGCAGATGGTAAGAAGTTCGGTAAGACAGAAAGCGGTAATATCTGGCTCGATCGTAACCGTACTACACCATACGCTTTCTATCAGTTCTGGCTGAATGTCAGTGATGATGATGCCGAGAAGTATATCAAGATCTTCACTTCTTTGGAGAAGGATGTCATTGATAGTCTCGTTGAAGAGCACCGTCAGGACCCAGGTCGTCGTACGCTTCAGTACCGTCTTGCAGAGGAGGTTACCCGTATGGTTCACTCACAGGAAGACCTCGATATGGCGATTGCAGCCTCTAACATCCTCTTTGGCAAGAGTACAAAGGAAAACTTGCTGCAGTTGGATGAGCAGACTTTCGCTGACGTGTTCAAGGATGTACCACATTATGAAGTATCAAAGGATGTTCTTGGTCAGCCCGCAGTTGATGTCTTCAATCAGGAAGGTATGCAGATTTTCCCAAGCAAGAGTGAGATGCGTAAGCTCGTAAAGGGCGGTGGCGTTGCACTCAACAAGGAGAAACTCGCAGCTTTCGACCAGCCTGTAACAGCCGAGGACCTTATTGATGGTAAGTATCTCCTTGTACAGAAGGGTAAGAAGAACTACTCTCTGATTATTGTAAAATAA